CTAAACAAAACCTATATCATCATTCTAACTTGAAGTTCAGAAAAATAATGTCTTTGCTAATAAAACACATTTAGAGGGTGCATTACACAGACGCACTAATGCCCTCAAACCATAAGATTAAGGTTCTGCTTGGCTCcaagaaattttcatctcaaacataaaattctcatctcatcattataactttctcaaattctcatacaaaatataataaacaatttaactttttcttaactttttcaaatcccaatacaataataatattaaaatataatattttaatatttaatcttaaaactcaaaattctcatatgagaattctcagtggccaagcagaacctaaacTTCTGGCGATTTTTACAAACACATAATCCATAATGAACGAGTCATGAAACTGAAATGTTCACTTAGTTCACCTTCAGACTGTCTCCTTTTCAGCCTTTCCTTTTCCAGCTGCATGTTCAAAGGATCGGCTTTGTCACCCTAATCATAAGCAAGTAAAAAGAAAGTATGAGCAACCATACTAAACATATACATTTTGGGCACAGTAGCACAGGAAATACAAATATTACATTACCAGACTGTCATATTTGGGCAtccaataaatacataaaaagaaaCACAGATATCTTACATGGTCAAGAAGTTTCCTATGTTGTGCTTTCAGAATAGTTTCTGCAAAGCGGCTCTTTAGCATTGCAACACGTAGAGCCTTCTTTGGTGACAGCTCTACATCAAAAACTGAAAATTCTGTAACAAAGAAACAGGAAAAAAGCAAATCTTACAGGCAGCGTGCCATGGCAAATGGTAACAAATAACACTTAGATTAAGGCATGACTGACCTCCTTCAGAAGCAGGATCTGTTGTAGGAGGCGTGGGCTGAGAACTAAGGCATGCATTTTCATAATCAAAAGCACTTACAGCCCCTTCATATAATCACCATCACCATTCCAAAACTCAGATCATCAAGAAATAACAGGAAAATATCAAGCATTTACAGTCAAATGAAAACAGAAACCCACCATCAGAATCTGGATCTGACTTGCTTATGTGGGATAATGACACGCTTTTTGCCTGACAATTGTAAGTTGGAATAGAAGTTTTAACTATCTCATGGCAAGAAAAGTCCCTAACTCCCGAACATATTCATGATGTCAAGCATACCTGTCTGGAAGCATCAAAACCACAGATACGATGGTTTCTGTCCAATGATCTTTCTGAAGATAAATCTGACCCAAAGTAGAAAATCAATGAACCAGTTAAGTAGGGGAAAACCAAGAGGCAGCCACAGAAAGGTTAACTAACCACTTGAGGATGCATTATCTAATGCATTACAAGGTAGGTTACACAGGCATGTAATGGCACCACATTGACCACATCTACAAGCAACTGGGATTGATGGAGGTTCCAGAGGTTCATTATTGACAGAGGCACGGGCATGTCTACTACCATTGTCAATTCCTATAAGTCAATTAGCCAATGAGCTTCTATAGTGATCCATAAAGCAAAAACCCTCATTATGTACGTTCATACCTTTGTGAGAATCATTTCCTGACAATTTCTGAGTGCATTCCTGTGCAATCTTCAAGACCTATACATATGAAGAGAATCATAAAAAACTTAAGCAGAAAAAATCTATCCCgacataaaaatgaaaaatgtcatgtaaaaaataaaaaaaacttgtcaaaaaacttgaaaaaaaaaatgcaatctcAAGCCTACAACCTACCCACCAAAAGTTGCATTAGTTAGTTGAATCCAGGAAACTCAAATTGGCtaaacaacaaaaaattcaCTTCTATCTCATTTCTTTATTGGGAAACGCTCCCAGCCGGTCAGGTGGGAATCTAACTTTAACACCAGTCAATACAAATCTGCCATGTAGGACATGTACCAAACTAAAATTTACACCCACATGCACatgatttcatttcattttccatctcttcccccttctctctctccctccctccctccccccacCCCCAATGCCTGCaaaccccctctctctctcaaatacgCCTGCCACCTTCTCTTGCTTGAAGCTTCCATCTACCCAATGCCTCCTTTCTTAAGTTTTCATATattctttattctttcttttcgtCTCTCTACAATCCAAGAAATCATTGTTCCAGACCAGTTTGGAGGGATGGGTGCTACCACTTTTGGCATCTTGCATTGTTTTCCTTCAGCCTTTTCATCAGCTCAGGTGATTTGTTTGCATTGTTCTGGGGGCTTATTTGGTTCTCCTGTTCTTTCTAATTGCAATTAGAAAGCTGTTTGGATTGGCTATTTTCCTTGTGAAGCTGTAAAACTGCTAGACAATCTCAAATCTAAATGTTTCATAGCAGAAAATCATCACTGTATATACATCCTTGCGAGAGAGGGGGTTGCAGGCGTAGGGGgttggggggagagagagagagagagagagagagagagagagagagagagagagagatggaaaaaaatgaaatcatgTGCATGTGGGTGTAAATTTTAGTTTGGTACACGTCCTATGTGGCGGATTTGTATTGGCTGGTGTTAAAATTAGATTCACACCCAACTGGCTAGGAGCTttcccttatttatttatttatttatttctataagCACTTATAGATCATTTACTATTTATACAGACAGAAAATCATATCTTTTCTGAATGAAAAAACCATCCACACAGAAAATCAGATCTAATCATGaataatattagcatattacttaCTTCCACATCTCTTCCATCAGAACTCTTGACCTTCACAATGGTAGGCAGTGACCTCTTAATCAACAAATTATTATGCAGAGGAGCTTTTTGTACACCCTGTCTGGTATCAGTAGTCTCCGTCACCTTTCCAGTTGATAGTTTTCTTTGCCCAACCTTTGAGCTTTCATAATCCCACTTCTCCCCAAGAGATTTCCATCTTGTCTCAAAAACATTGTTTAATTCCTGTGCCATTTTGTGGACGCCATTACCCGGAGGATTATAAAGCATGGCATTAGAAAAGGTTAGTCTGATGTCAGCCGCAAACTCTTCAATgtcaaaatacatatttttctcTAGTTTAAACTTTATTGTTCCCAGATCCATGGGGTTGGATATAATTGTGAAATAATCTGGAATGTTCAATGCCACAGGATCGACTGGTTTGTTGAAAACCCAACCAGCTGGATGAGACATCAGTTTTTTCACAATTGTGGAACACTGAGAAGTCACAGTACGATCCATCCTTTGCCTCTTCTCTTTTGGACAAACTATCAACTCTGGAGGTCCACGCTTTTTTGACCCCGGCCTAGAGAACTTTTCCTTCGAATTCTCGGGTTCCAGTTTCTTTGTACCATCAGAACGACAAATACTGTGCATCTTTTTCCTCTCAGATCCATTACTTCCATTCACAGAATTACTACGATTCCACTCATCAACTAATGATTCCAGCTGCTCCAGCCCACATGCCTGATTATCAAGATTGGCTTCTATTCTTTTCATGGAGAATTTAATATTGAGCTTCTTGTTCGCTACCATGGTTTCAGTTGCAATCATATTGAGAAActgcaagaattaaaaaagaacagTACTCAGGTGAGCAAAATTCTagcacaaaaattaaaagaaaagtcaCAAAGACAACCATGCAATTTGTGATTGCAATTTGTGAAGACCCAAGGAAGGCTCAAATCATATACGGGCCATACTAAAAAGTCATCAAGGTTACAATTGGGGCCACTTGAAATCATTATATAGGGCTTGAACTATGCCTTCCCAAGAAACATGAGATCTCATTCACTATCTTTCTATGCATAATCACACAAACGGAGTATTATATGCCCTTAAAATGCAAGATTCTCTCATTAGGCCAAATCCATCGTAGGTGGCACATTTAAAGTCCAACACTAACTCCGGATTGTGTGATTATGTGTAGGAAGGTGGtaaatgggatcccacattgcttggtaGGGAGATGTTCAAGCTCTCCAATGGTACattaactagtccttttggagtatgggCCCAGATGTGACTTGAACCTTCATTGGGTCATTACAATCAATGCGCTatcttgttaaaaaataaatagaggaaAGATAGCAGCAAATAAGTTAAGGCATTACAATCAATGCACTATCTTGTTAAAAAATCAATAGAGGAAAGATGGCAGCAAATAAGCTAAGGTTTCTATTTCTCAGCTTTCTTAGGAACCAATCAAAGGTTATTCAGTTTTTCAACTATATAAGCGTCTTTCCAATGCCAGAAAAATACTTCTAATAGATAAAGACAACATGAAACATTCTCTCTCGTCTCTTGTtctccaattttctcttttctgaAAGCTATGCAAAaacgaacaaaaaaaaaaactgtgttTTTCCGTATTGTTTCCCTCAAATTCTCAGGAGCCATTCATGGGTTATTCAGTTTTTTAAACATATAAGCGTCTTTTTcctttgccaaaaaaaaaaaaaatctaaacaaaaacaacaataacaaaataAGGAAGACGACGTCAAACATTTTCTCTCGTCTTTTGTTCTCcagttttctctcttttctggaAGCTAGGAAAAACCAGCGTTGTAAAAAAAGAACATTTTTTCCGTCTTCTTTCCCCCATATTCTCTGGAAACACGCAGAGTGAGAAAACGTCGAAAActaaaacatagaaaaaaaaaatccgagtAAATAAAAACCTTAAACCCTAAACCCCGCCCACGATTTAGATAAATGATGCTTGTTTCCCCTAATCCCCATCCTAATTCAACCCAGCCCATAACCTTAATTCAAAACCTAATTCCTATCCTAATTCGGATCTAAGTTCAAATCATAATCCTAATCCAAGCCGGTAAGCCCATCCTTgttcaaaaatcaattcaaaactaaaccctaacccaatTCCAACACATAACAATAACCTAGTTCCAGTTGGGTTAGAGTTTAGAGGGGGAGGAGTTTAATGGGCGAGGGCGGATCGGGGAAGATGGAGAGGGACCAGGAGGCGAAGACGGTATCAGCGAACTATTGGGAGATGTGAGTATATAAAGCAAACGAAGATGTATTTCGCAAGGCCATGCTG
This sequence is a window from Carya illinoinensis cultivar Pawnee chromosome 9, C.illinoinensisPawnee_v1, whole genome shotgun sequence. Protein-coding genes within it:
- the LOC122275761 gene encoding transcription factor GTE12-like isoform X2; amino-acid sequence: MIATETMVANKKLNIKFSMKRIEANLDNQACGLEQLESLVDEWNRSNSVNGSNGSERKKMHSICRSDGTKKLEPENSKEKFSRPGSKKRGPPELIVCPKEKRQRMDRTVTSQCSTIVKKLMSHPAGWVFNKPVDPVALNIPDYFTIISNPMDLGTIKFKLEKNMYFDIEEFAADIRLTFSNAMLYNPPGNGVHKMAQELNNVFETRWKSLGEKWDYESSKVGQRKLSTGKVTETTDTRQGVQKAPLHNNLLIKRSLPTIVKVKSSDGRDVEVLKIAQECTQKLSGNDSHKGIDNGSRHARASVNNEPLEPPSIPVACRCGQCGAITCLCNLPCNALDNASSSDLSSERSLDRNHRICGFDASRQAKSVSLSHISKSDPDSDGAVSAFDYENACLSSQPTPPTTDPASEGELSPKKALRVAMLKSRFAETILKAQHRKLLDHGDKADPLNMQLEKERLKRRQSEERARIEAQMRVAKVASQIKEEAELKQQREREREATRAALHKMERAVHLEENLWIQKELDLLLGCSLSCSRTLLEKLGLFIKDESMEDDEVNLNVDGEEGEIFS
- the LOC122275761 gene encoding transcription factor GTE12-like isoform X1, translated to MIATETMVANKKLNIKFSMKRIEANLDNQACGLEQLESLVDEWNRSNSVNGSNGSERKKMHSICRSDGTKKLEPENSKEKFSRPGSKKRGPPELIVCPKEKRQRMDRTVTSQCSTIVKKLMSHPAGWVFNKPVDPVALNIPDYFTIISNPMDLGTIKFKLEKNMYFDIEEFAADIRLTFSNAMLYNPPGNGVHKMAQELNNVFETRWKSLGEKWDYESSKVGQRKLSTGKVTETTDTRQGVQKAPLHNNLLIKRSLPTIVKVKSSDGRDVEVLKIAQECTQKLSGNDSHKGIDNGSRHARASVNNEPLEPPSIPVACRCGQCGAITCLCNLPCNALDNASSSDLSSERSLDRNHRICGFDASRQAKSVSLSHISKSDPDSDGAVSAFDYENACLSSQPTPPTTDPASEGEFSVFDVELSPKKALRVAMLKSRFAETILKAQHRKLLDHGDKADPLNMQLEKERLKRRQSEERARIEAQMRVAKVASQIKEEAELKQQREREREATRAALHKMERAVHLEENLWIQKELDLLLGCSLSCSRTLLEKLGLFIKDESMEDDEVNLNVDGEEGEIFS
- the LOC122275761 gene encoding transcription factor GTE12-like isoform X3 translates to MIATETMVANKKLNIKFSMKRIEANLDNQACGLEQLESLVDEWNRSNSVNGSNGSERKKMHSICRSDGTKKLEPENSKEKFSRPGSKKRGPPELIVCPKEKRQRMDRTVTSQCSTIVKKLMSHPAGWVFNKPVDPVALNIPDYFTIISNPMDLGTIKFKLEKNMYFDIEEFAADIRLTFSNAMLYNPPGNGVHKMAQELNNVFETRWKSLGEKWDYESSKVGQRKLSTGKVTETTDTRQGVQKAPLHNNLLIKRSLPTIVKVKSSDGRDVEVLKIAQECTQKLSGNDSHKGIDNGSRHARASVNNEPLEPPSIPVACRCGQCGAITCLCNLPYLSSERSLDRNHRICGFDASRQAKSVSLSHISKSDPDSDGAVSAFDYENACLSSQPTPPTTDPASEGEFSVFDVELSPKKALRVAMLKSRFAETILKAQHRKLLDHGDKADPLNMQLEKERLKRRQSEERARIEAQMRVAKVASQIKEEAELKQQREREREATRAALHKMERAVHLEENLWIQKELDLLLGCSLSCSRTLLEKLGLFIKDESMEDDEVNLNVDGEEGEIFS